Sequence from the Bacillus sp. es.036 genome:
TGACAAATCTTTCATCACCTGGATAAAAATCATCAGTGGAATGACAATTAAAGCAAGCTGAAGAACGCCTAAAGACGCTTTTTCTAACCCCTGTAGTATAATAGGTCCCCAGCCGCTCACCGTTTCATTCGTTTGAGAAACAAGTCCATAAGCTGCCTGCTCGCTCCCACCTTGCCAAATAAGATTGATAACAAAAGCCGATACGATGGCAAGTCCAATTCTTACAGCAAGAATAACCCAGAGCTTTACACCAACTCTTGCGGCTACGCCTGATTCAATCAGCAAATTATGTGAAAAGGATAGCATAACGGCTAAAATGAAAACCTCTTTAACCGTTAAGTCTAGTGTTAATATTGCCCCAATACCAGCATAAAGATTTAAGAAATTCCCTATTACTAGAGGAATGGCTGCGTCCCCTGACAAACCGATCCATTTCATTACAGGAGCGATCAGCGCAACGATCCATTCGAGGACAGGAGTATAACGAAGGAGGGTCATCACTAACGTAATCGGAAAAATGATTTTTCCAAG
This genomic interval carries:
- a CDS encoding nucleoside recognition domain-containing protein, with protein sequence MGILRRGLKAGLVTTWELGKIIFPITLVMTLLRYTPVLEWIVALIAPVMKWIGLSGDAAIPLVIGNFLNLYAGIGAILTLDLTVKEVFILAVMLSFSHNLLIESGVAARVGVKLWVILAVRIGLAIVSAFVINLIWQGGSEQAAYGLVSQTNETVSGWGPIILQGLEKASLGVLQLALIVIPLMIFIQVMKDLSWLTTFSRWMAPVTRSLGMKENTSTTLAAGLVFGLAYGAGVMIQAAKEDGVEKRDLYLAFIFLVACHAVIEDTLIFIPLGIPVIWLLLVRLVTAILLTVIISVIWKRRELNASKRKDPSYEY